The Juglans microcarpa x Juglans regia isolate MS1-56 chromosome 2S, Jm3101_v1.0, whole genome shotgun sequence genome has a window encoding:
- the LOC121253542 gene encoding uncharacterized mitochondrial protein AtMg00820-like, with translation MTPSKVGIRRPNPKYVNLHVALSSSIPLVPRTIITAQKHPGWLATMHEELAALHKNQTWNLVPKDLAMNIVGCKWVYKVKLQPDRSVERLKARLVAKGFHQVDGLDFHETFSPVIKPASI, from the coding sequence ATGACCCCTAGCAAGGTTGGGATTCGCAGACCCAATCCAAAGTATGTCAATCTCCATGTTGCATTATCTTCTTCGATTCCACTAGTGCCCAGAACAATTATCACAGCTCAAAAGCACCCTGGTTGGCTGGCAACTATGCATGAAGAACTTGCTGCTCTTCACAAGAATCAAACCTGGAATCTGGTTCCCAAAGATCTTGCCATGAACATTGtcggttgcaaatgggtttacaAGGTTAAACTCCAACCCGATAGATCTGTTGAACGTCTCAAGGCACGTTTGGTTGCTAAAGGCTTTCATCAGGTGGATGGATTAGATTTTCATGAAACTTTTTCACCAGTAATTAAACCTGCTAGTATATGA